Proteins encoded by one window of Shewanella avicenniae:
- the glpE gene encoding thiosulfate sulfurtransferase GlpE, whose amino-acid sequence MSTYKILNIAELKQRMQQGERLQIIDIRDSGSFEQAHIAGAQRVGNDNISQFMAQADLDAPLVVVCYHGISSQSAAEYLHQHGFEDVYSLAGGYTAWAAANA is encoded by the coding sequence ATGTCGACTTACAAGATCTTAAATATTGCTGAGCTGAAACAACGTATGCAACAGGGTGAACGGTTGCAAATTATCGACATTCGCGATTCTGGCAGCTTCGAACAAGCGCATATTGCCGGTGCTCAGCGGGTTGGCAATGACAACATCAGCCAATTTATGGCGCAAGCCGATCTTGATGCGCCACTGGTGGTGGTGTGTTATCACGGTATTAGCAGCCAGAGCGCCGCAGAGTATCTGCATCAACACGGTTTTGAAGACGTTTACAGTCTTGCCGGTGGCTACACCGCTTGGGCAGCGGCGAATGCTTGA
- a CDS encoding glycosyltransferase family 9 protein, protein MRFDPSQMKSLCILRLSAIGDVCHAVAMVQAIQRQYPQLPITWVIGKVEYQLLKHLPGVDFVIFDKSLGWKSYGDLKRKLGGRKFDVLLHMQVAARATIASWMIKAKVRIGFDRARAKEGQWLVTNERVKPLATPHVLEGFMGFAEKIGVTDLTPQWHIPIPESDMAFAEQQLPSDEKALVICAAASKAERNWLPERYAAVADYAVAKGFKVYLCGGPAQLEKDLAANIIKHSQSELTNLVGQTSLVQLLAVLKRATIVLAPDTGPAHMAVTQGTPVIGLYAHSNPGRTGPYLYRDYVASVYEQVIAEQFPDQDIPWGKRAKGEHLMEKISVENVCLLFDKIMVDFSPQ, encoded by the coding sequence ATGCGTTTTGACCCAAGCCAAATGAAATCTCTCTGTATTCTGCGTCTGTCTGCGATTGGTGATGTTTGCCATGCAGTTGCTATGGTGCAGGCCATTCAGCGGCAATATCCGCAGCTGCCGATCACTTGGGTGATTGGTAAGGTGGAATATCAACTGCTGAAGCATCTGCCGGGAGTAGATTTTGTCATCTTCGATAAATCTTTGGGCTGGAAGAGCTACGGCGATCTGAAACGTAAACTTGGTGGGCGTAAATTTGATGTGCTGCTGCATATGCAAGTCGCTGCTCGAGCGACGATTGCTTCATGGATGATTAAGGCTAAGGTGCGGATTGGTTTTGACCGCGCTCGCGCTAAAGAAGGACAATGGCTAGTAACCAATGAACGGGTCAAGCCGCTCGCAACACCACATGTGTTAGAAGGTTTTATGGGGTTTGCCGAAAAAATCGGTGTGACGGATTTAACGCCGCAGTGGCATATTCCCATCCCAGAATCAGATATGGCGTTTGCCGAGCAACAACTGCCGAGTGATGAAAAAGCCTTGGTGATATGCGCTGCCGCCAGTAAAGCGGAACGCAATTGGTTGCCGGAGCGCTATGCTGCGGTTGCAGATTATGCGGTGGCCAAAGGCTTTAAAGTGTATTTGTGCGGAGGCCCTGCGCAATTAGAAAAAGATTTAGCGGCCAATATCATCAAACATAGCCAATCTGAGTTGACCAATCTGGTCGGGCAAACCTCCTTGGTGCAGCTGCTGGCAGTGCTAAAACGGGCCACGATTGTGCTGGCGCCAGACACCGGCCCTGCGCATATGGCTGTCACTCAGGGCACTCCTGTCATAGGTTTATACGCCCATTCTAATCCCGGTCGCACCGGCCCTTATCTCTATCGCGATTATGTCGCCAGCGTTTATGAGCAAGTGATTGCGGAGCAGTTTCCCGACCAAGATATTCCTTGGGGCAAACGTGCCAAAGGCGAGCATTTAATGGAGAAAATTAGCGTTGAAAATGTTTGTCTGTTGTTTGATAAAATAATGGTTGATTTTTCACCTCAATGA
- a CDS encoding 3-deoxy-D-manno-octulosonic acid kinase — translation MQLKKTAYGQIAFCHDTPADISPEWFTETFWRQQNAVVGSSSGRNITWFVAHDSERWALRHYWRGGLIAKLIKDAYPFSSYESTRAFAELQLLEQLYDEGFAVPKPIAAQVVRSGFVYRADILTKLLPNALDLVGLLAERALTDAEWQALGQLIAKFHQRGVYHADLNAKNILLSNGQFYLIDFDRGELRDATPDWQRSNMERLLRSFRKEHGKQPTLAFDEHCWQHLVAGYQQTNPIGLENI, via the coding sequence ATGCAGTTAAAAAAAACCGCCTACGGCCAAATCGCTTTTTGTCATGACACCCCCGCTGACATCAGCCCCGAATGGTTTACCGAAACCTTCTGGCGCCAGCAAAACGCGGTGGTAGGCAGCTCCAGTGGCCGCAATATCACTTGGTTTGTTGCGCACGATAGTGAACGTTGGGCACTGCGCCATTACTGGCGTGGCGGGTTAATTGCCAAACTGATCAAAGACGCTTATCCGTTTTCTAGTTACGAAAGCACACGCGCCTTTGCCGAGTTGCAACTGCTCGAACAGCTGTATGATGAAGGCTTTGCCGTACCTAAACCTATCGCCGCACAAGTGGTGCGCAGTGGGTTTGTGTATCGGGCTGATATTCTTACGAAACTTTTGCCGAATGCGCTGGACTTGGTGGGCTTGCTAGCAGAACGCGCATTAACCGATGCTGAGTGGCAAGCGCTGGGACAACTGATCGCCAAGTTCCACCAGCGTGGTGTATACCATGCGGATCTCAATGCGAAAAACATTCTGTTAAGCAATGGCCAGTTTTACCTGATTGATTTTGACCGCGGTGAACTGCGCGATGCCACGCCCGACTGGCAACGCAGCAACATGGAACGGTTACTGCGATCGTTTAGAAAAGAACATGGCAAACAGCCAACACTGGCGTTTGATGAACATTGTTGGCAGCATTTAGTTGCTGGCTACCAACAAACTAATCCGATTGGGCTTGAGAATATCTAA
- the tdh gene encoding L-threonine 3-dehydrogenase, translating into MKALSKLKPEQGIWMVDVEKPEMGPNDLLIKIRKTAICGTDVHIYNWDEWSQNTIPVPMVVGHEYVGEVVGVGSEVRGFNIGDRVSGEGHITCGHCRNCRAGRTHLCRNTFGVGVNREGCFAEYLVIPAFNAFRIPDDISDDLASIFDPFGNAVHTALSFDLVGEDVLITGAGPIGIMAVAICKHVGARHVVITDVNEYRLDLARKMGATRAVNVSKDNLKDVMKELKMTEGFDVGLEMSGVPSAFHAMLDTMNHGGKIAMLGIPGGQMAIDWSKVIFKGLVIKGIYGREMFETWYKMASLIQSGLDISPIITHHFAIDDFQAGFDAMRSGQSGKVILNWE; encoded by the coding sequence ATGAAAGCATTAAGCAAATTAAAGCCTGAACAAGGCATCTGGATGGTCGATGTTGAAAAGCCGGAAATGGGCCCGAACGACCTGCTGATCAAAATTCGCAAAACCGCCATTTGTGGCACCGATGTGCATATCTACAACTGGGACGAATGGTCACAAAACACCATTCCAGTACCTATGGTGGTTGGCCATGAATATGTCGGTGAAGTAGTCGGCGTGGGTAGCGAAGTTCGTGGTTTTAACATTGGCGATCGCGTTTCTGGTGAAGGCCACATCACTTGCGGCCACTGCCGTAACTGTCGCGCGGGTCGAACCCATTTGTGCCGCAACACCTTTGGTGTGGGGGTAAACCGCGAAGGTTGTTTTGCCGAATATCTGGTGATTCCAGCGTTCAACGCCTTCCGTATTCCAGATGACATCAGCGACGATTTAGCCTCTATCTTCGATCCATTCGGTAACGCAGTGCACACTGCGCTGTCGTTTGATCTAGTTGGCGAAGATGTGTTGATCACCGGCGCTGGCCCTATCGGCATTATGGCGGTGGCGATCTGTAAACACGTGGGCGCACGCCACGTGGTGATCACCGACGTGAACGAATACCGCTTAGATCTGGCGCGCAAAATGGGCGCGACCCGCGCGGTTAACGTCAGCAAAGACAACCTCAAAGACGTCATGAAAGAGCTGAAGATGACCGAAGGCTTTGACGTGGGCTTAGAGATGTCTGGTGTACCCTCTGCGTTCCACGCCATGCTGGACACCATGAACCATGGCGGCAAAATCGCCATGCTGGGGATTCCTGGCGGCCAAATGGCAATTGATTGGAGCAAGGTGATCTTTAAAGGCTTGGTCATCAAAGGTATTTACGGCCGTGAGATGTTTGAAACTTGGTACAAGATGGCCAGTTTGATCCAATCTGGCTTAGATATTTCACCCATTATCACCCACCACTTTGCGATTGATGACTTCCAAGCCGGCTTTGATGCCATGCGTTCTGGTCAATCAGGCAAGGTGATATTGAACTGGGAATAA
- the glpG gene encoding rhomboid family intramembrane serine protease GlpG yields MLEIGRLPSQRAAMALTDYLKSQGISTHIEHAAQGVIIYVLNERDAAQAKREFNNFIHNPMDGKYLQASWEVGDSKTQLDYGAPGLQLLSQLITGAGPVTLITLMACVAIYIVMLFVPETIFNALSFFGASSDSHWQIWRLFTPSLLHFSLLHIAFNMLWWWYLGGRIENALGSGRLLLLLIVAGTLPNMVQFFFSGPDFGGLSGVVYGLIGYSWVMSQWAPQRGLVLQPSLMGFMLLSLVLGFSGAMGDNIANSAHLAGLLAGLLQGWLDSRRKS; encoded by the coding sequence ATGCTTGAGATTGGTCGACTACCATCCCAACGTGCCGCAATGGCACTGACCGATTATCTGAAAAGCCAAGGCATATCAACGCACATTGAGCACGCCGCCCAGGGCGTTATTATCTATGTCCTCAATGAGCGCGATGCTGCGCAAGCTAAACGCGAATTCAATAACTTTATCCATAACCCGATGGATGGCAAATATCTGCAAGCCTCATGGGAAGTGGGCGATAGTAAAACTCAGCTCGATTACGGCGCGCCGGGATTACAGTTGCTCAGCCAACTGATCACAGGTGCAGGGCCAGTTACGCTGATTACCTTAATGGCATGCGTGGCAATTTATATTGTCATGCTGTTTGTGCCTGAGACTATCTTCAATGCGCTGTCGTTTTTCGGTGCCAGCAGCGACAGCCATTGGCAAATTTGGCGCCTATTCACTCCAAGTTTGCTGCATTTTTCGCTGCTGCATATCGCCTTTAATATGCTGTGGTGGTGGTACCTTGGTGGCCGCATAGAAAACGCCCTCGGCAGCGGTCGCTTATTACTGCTGCTCATTGTCGCCGGCACGCTACCGAATATGGTGCAATTTTTCTTTAGTGGTCCCGATTTTGGCGGGCTCTCAGGTGTGGTCTACGGCTTGATTGGCTACAGCTGGGTGATGAGCCAATGGGCGCCGCAACGCGGTTTAGTGCTGCAACCATCACTGATGGGCTTTATGTTGCTCTCCCTCGTGCTCGGTTTTAGTGGCGCGATGGGCGATAACATTGCCAACAGCGCCCACTTAGCGGGATTACTCGCCGGTTTGCTGCAAGGTTGGCTCGACAGTCGCCGCAAAAGTTAA
- a CDS encoding M1 family metallopeptidase: MKSYAYLFAPLLTLAVAGCASSTDKPTPEKPLYTELTKESGGDMPATQKELLFKHAELHWQVFPETQTIAGHAVLRFAAKAPLEQISVDLDRELSISRIDIDGKPLAAEQWSNPEGRVFITLPQTVVQGAEFTVAIDYAGKPHQAKHAPWDGGFVWSKTQDGQPWIATAVQGEGCDLFWPCIDQPMGEPLVADLFIKVPAPLVAPSNGKLIDVIEQDGWNTYHWQVQQPNTYAVALNIGPYEELQADYHSKYGHQYSMQYWYLKGDKQDASVLFQEFPKQLEFFERYIGPYPFWQDKMGVVNTPHLGMEHQTINAYGNHYAKGVFGYDSLLQHELAHEWFGNQLTNENWDDFWLHESFATYMQPLYAEYLHGKMAYDAQLYGLRAKVTNKAPMVSGKSKTEEGVYDEKRGPGQDIYNKGALMLHTLRNYLGDDKFFRAVRELVYGTQDPQSGNFKPIYSNTKTFIAIVNRISGEDMTGFFNTYLYQAKLPQLVSQREGGVLKIRWQQTTGELTLPVEVLVDGKLFTVSMPHGQGELVIGDADRIQLDPQQKLLKDEPYFAQYQAWIKAQKAKAKP; encoded by the coding sequence ATGAAATCCTACGCTTACCTATTTGCACCACTACTCACATTGGCAGTCGCAGGTTGTGCCAGCAGCACCGACAAACCAACGCCCGAGAAACCGCTCTATACAGAGCTCACGAAAGAGTCCGGCGGCGATATGCCCGCCACTCAAAAAGAATTATTGTTCAAACACGCAGAATTGCATTGGCAGGTATTTCCTGAAACCCAAACCATTGCAGGCCATGCGGTATTACGTTTTGCCGCTAAAGCGCCGCTTGAACAAATCTCGGTGGATCTAGACCGCGAATTATCAATCAGCCGCATCGACATTGATGGCAAACCGCTAGCAGCAGAGCAATGGAGCAATCCTGAAGGCCGCGTGTTTATCACCCTGCCACAAACGGTAGTTCAGGGTGCGGAATTTACGGTTGCAATTGATTACGCTGGTAAACCTCATCAAGCCAAACATGCGCCGTGGGACGGTGGTTTTGTGTGGAGCAAAACTCAAGATGGCCAACCGTGGATTGCTACTGCCGTGCAAGGCGAAGGCTGCGATCTGTTCTGGCCGTGCATCGACCAACCGATGGGCGAGCCGTTAGTCGCCGATCTATTTATCAAAGTACCGGCACCGCTGGTCGCGCCATCCAATGGCAAATTGATTGATGTAATCGAACAAGATGGTTGGAATACCTATCATTGGCAAGTTCAGCAACCTAATACCTATGCCGTCGCACTCAATATCGGCCCGTACGAAGAGTTGCAAGCGGATTACCACAGTAAATACGGTCATCAATATTCGATGCAATATTGGTATCTGAAAGGCGATAAACAAGATGCTAGTGTGCTGTTTCAAGAATTTCCCAAACAGTTGGAATTTTTTGAGCGTTACATCGGCCCTTACCCGTTTTGGCAAGACAAAATGGGCGTTGTGAATACACCGCATCTGGGCATGGAGCATCAAACTATCAACGCCTATGGTAACCATTACGCCAAAGGCGTGTTTGGTTACGACAGCTTGCTGCAACACGAACTGGCCCACGAGTGGTTTGGTAATCAGCTGACCAATGAAAACTGGGACGATTTCTGGCTGCATGAAAGTTTTGCCACTTATATGCAACCACTTTATGCCGAGTATCTGCACGGCAAAATGGCCTATGACGCACAGCTTTACGGGCTACGTGCCAAAGTCACCAACAAAGCGCCAATGGTATCGGGTAAGTCAAAAACCGAAGAAGGCGTTTACGATGAAAAACGCGGCCCGGGGCAAGACATCTACAATAAAGGCGCACTGATGCTACACACGCTGCGCAACTATCTCGGTGATGACAAATTCTTCCGTGCGGTGCGCGAGTTGGTGTATGGCACACAGGATCCGCAATCGGGCAACTTCAAGCCGATTTACAGCAACACTAAAACCTTTATTGCTATCGTCAATCGCATCAGCGGTGAAGATATGACAGGCTTCTTTAACACCTATCTGTACCAAGCCAAGTTGCCACAGCTAGTGAGTCAACGAGAAGGTGGTGTACTGAAAATACGTTGGCAGCAAACCACTGGCGAATTGACGCTACCAGTTGAAGTGTTGGTTGACGGTAAGCTGTTCACGGTATCAATGCCTCACGGGCAAGGAGAGTTGGTCATTGGTGATGCCGATAGGATTCAACTTGACCCACAGCAAAAGCTGTTAAAAGACGAACCTTACTTTGCGCAATACCAAGCATGGATAAAGGCGCAAAAAGCGAAGGCAAAACCTTAA
- the waaA gene encoding lipid IV(A) 3-deoxy-D-manno-octulosonic acid transferase, producing MNRICYSFLLYLLTPILLIYLTIRAIKSADYRGRWAERFGLTRLQRSDVLIHSVSMGETQAAIPFIKKIKQQYPQLSITVTTTSPTGSKLVTKAFGDSVQHCYLPFDLPLCIKRFLRQIQPKLLIVMETELWPNLLHYSKQRGANIMLANARLSAKSALGYEKWSKLSGPMLKQLDLIAVQTPEEAQRFISLGVPQPRVHICGSLKFDLTLDAAQLAPYQALKQHWQRSAVWVAGSVHPGEFAAVLECHQQILQRWPDALLIMVPRHPEQFDNSASAINDAGFECVRRSAQQPVIKTTQVLLGDTMGEMLGWYACGDLAFVGGSLIVMGGHNPLEPAALGLPILQGPNYRDFLEISTILQEAGAMQIVADGEAMARAAINLLSDAEQKSAAGQAGLKVVEINRGTLARQFAVAAPLLNQITHE from the coding sequence ATGAACCGCATTTGCTACTCGTTTTTATTGTACCTGCTTACGCCAATATTGCTGATTTATTTAACGATTCGTGCGATCAAAAGCGCGGATTATCGCGGCCGTTGGGCGGAGCGATTTGGTTTGACGCGATTGCAGCGCAGCGATGTATTGATCCACAGCGTATCAATGGGCGAAACTCAAGCCGCCATTCCGTTCATCAAAAAGATAAAACAGCAGTATCCGCAGCTGTCTATCACGGTGACCACCACTAGCCCTACCGGCTCAAAGCTGGTCACCAAAGCCTTTGGCGACAGCGTGCAGCACTGTTATCTGCCGTTTGATCTGCCGCTGTGTATCAAACGTTTTTTGCGCCAAATCCAGCCTAAGTTGCTGATTGTGATGGAAACTGAGCTGTGGCCAAATCTACTGCATTACAGCAAACAGCGAGGCGCCAACATCATGCTGGCTAACGCGCGCTTGTCCGCCAAATCGGCACTTGGCTATGAAAAATGGTCTAAGCTGAGCGGCCCGATGCTTAAGCAACTCGATTTAATCGCGGTGCAAACTCCTGAAGAAGCGCAGCGTTTTATATCCCTCGGTGTACCACAACCGCGGGTGCATATCTGTGGCAGTTTGAAGTTCGATTTAACCCTTGATGCCGCACAACTAGCGCCATATCAAGCGTTAAAACAGCACTGGCAACGTTCGGCGGTGTGGGTCGCAGGCAGTGTGCATCCCGGCGAGTTTGCTGCGGTGCTTGAGTGTCATCAGCAGATTTTGCAGCGCTGGCCTGATGCGTTGCTCATTATGGTGCCGCGCCATCCGGAGCAATTTGATAATTCCGCCAGCGCAATTAATGACGCTGGTTTCGAATGCGTGCGTCGCAGTGCGCAGCAACCGGTCATCAAAACAACGCAAGTGTTACTCGGCGACACCATGGGCGAAATGCTCGGTTGGTATGCGTGTGGTGATTTAGCCTTCGTTGGTGGCTCGCTGATTGTGATGGGCGGCCATAATCCGCTGGAACCCGCAGCATTAGGATTACCAATTCTGCAAGGGCCAAACTATCGTGACTTTTTAGAGATCAGCACCATTTTGCAAGAAGCGGGCGCAATGCAGATTGTGGCGGATGGCGAAGCAATGGCTCGCGCTGCGATAAATTTGTTGAGTGATGCTGAACAAAAATCCGCCGCAGGCCAAGCGGGCTTAAAAGTAGTCGAGATTAATCGCGGTACGCTCGCTCGGCAATTTGCGGTGGCTGCGCCGCTGCTGAATCAGATTACGCACGAGTAG
- a CDS encoding glycine C-acetyltransferase, whose protein sequence is MASSAFYQQIQQQLEQTKADGLYKSERVIVSPQQTAITVNDEEVINFCANNYLGLANHPALIEAAKQGLDDHGFGMASVRFICGTQDIHKQLEAKLSAFLGTEDTILYSSCFDANGGLFETLLSAEDAIISDALNHASIIDGVRLCKAKRFRYANNDMADLEQQLIAAKDAGARHILIATDGVFSMDGVIANLKGVCDLADKYGALVMVDDSHAVGFVGDKGRGTHEYCDVMDRVDIITGTLGKALGGASGGYTSGKKEVIDWLRQRSRPYLFSNSLAPAIVSASIKVLELLEDGAALRNQLRENAKYFREQMSAAGFNLAGADHAIVPVMIGDAKLAGDFANKLLEENIYVIGFSFPVVPQGQARIRTQMSAAHTKVQLDRAIAAFTRIGKEMGII, encoded by the coding sequence GTGGCATCTTCTGCATTCTACCAACAGATCCAACAACAACTCGAACAAACCAAAGCGGACGGTCTTTATAAAAGCGAACGCGTTATCGTATCGCCACAACAAACCGCCATTACCGTAAACGACGAAGAAGTGATTAACTTCTGCGCCAACAACTATCTAGGGTTAGCTAACCATCCAGCGCTGATTGAAGCGGCTAAACAAGGGCTTGATGATCATGGCTTTGGCATGGCATCAGTGCGCTTTATTTGCGGCACTCAAGATATTCACAAACAGCTGGAAGCTAAGCTGTCTGCCTTTTTAGGTACCGAAGACACTATCCTGTACTCATCATGCTTTGACGCTAACGGCGGTTTATTTGAAACACTGCTGAGCGCTGAAGACGCGATTATCTCTGACGCATTGAACCACGCTTCCATCATCGACGGCGTACGTTTATGTAAAGCCAAACGCTTCCGCTACGCCAACAACGATATGGCCGATTTAGAGCAACAACTGATTGCCGCCAAAGATGCTGGCGCGCGCCATATTTTGATTGCCACTGACGGTGTGTTCTCAATGGACGGCGTGATTGCCAACCTCAAAGGTGTGTGCGATTTGGCTGATAAATACGGCGCACTGGTGATGGTGGATGACTCTCACGCGGTGGGTTTTGTTGGCGACAAAGGCCGTGGCACTCACGAATATTGTGACGTGATGGATCGCGTAGACATCATCACCGGCACACTCGGCAAAGCCCTTGGTGGCGCGTCTGGCGGCTACACTTCTGGTAAAAAAGAGGTGATCGACTGGCTGCGTCAACGCTCACGTCCTTACTTATTTTCTAACTCGTTGGCGCCAGCAATCGTATCGGCCTCAATCAAGGTGTTAGAACTGCTAGAAGACGGCGCAGCACTGCGTAACCAACTGCGTGAAAACGCGAAATATTTCCGTGAGCAGATGTCCGCCGCAGGCTTTAACTTAGCCGGTGCGGATCACGCTATCGTGCCGGTGATGATTGGCGATGCCAAACTAGCGGGCGATTTTGCTAACAAACTGCTCGAAGAAAACATCTACGTGATTGGCTTCTCGTTCCCGGTTGTACCACAAGGCCAAGCACGTATCCGTACCCAAATGTCGGCCGCGCACACTAAAGTGCAGCTGGACCGCGCCATTGCCGCCTTTACCCGTATCGGTAAAGAGATGGGCATTATCTAA
- the elbB gene encoding isoprenoid biosynthesis glyoxalase ElbB, protein MKKIAVLLSGCGVFDGSEIHEAVLSLLAIAKAGASYQCVAPDIAQMHVINHAAGQEANESRNVLVESARIARGEIKATTELDVNEFDGLVIPGGFGAAKNLCDFAIKGADAQLSPLVAEFIGQFIAAKKVVGFICISPMMMPLLYGAGVKGTIGTDADTAAAFNAMGGEHQSAKVDDVVVDLEHKVVSTPAYMLAGNIVEVHNSIEKLVAKVLELA, encoded by the coding sequence ATGAAGAAAATAGCTGTGCTGCTGAGTGGCTGTGGCGTATTCGATGGTAGCGAGATCCATGAGGCGGTATTGAGCCTGTTGGCGATTGCTAAAGCGGGGGCGAGTTATCAATGCGTTGCACCGGATATCGCACAAATGCACGTGATAAATCATGCCGCCGGACAAGAAGCGAACGAAAGCCGTAATGTGCTGGTGGAATCAGCCCGGATTGCCCGCGGAGAGATAAAAGCCACCACAGAGTTAGACGTGAACGAATTTGATGGTTTAGTGATCCCTGGCGGTTTTGGTGCCGCGAAAAATCTGTGTGACTTTGCCATCAAGGGAGCCGATGCCCAGCTGTCACCATTAGTGGCGGAGTTTATTGGCCAGTTTATTGCCGCGAAGAAAGTCGTCGGCTTTATCTGTATCTCGCCGATGATGATGCCATTGCTCTATGGTGCAGGTGTGAAAGGGACTATCGGTACTGACGCAGACACTGCGGCGGCTTTTAACGCCATGGGCGGCGAGCATCAATCTGCCAAGGTGGATGATGTTGTGGTTGACCTTGAGCACAAAGTGGTGAGTACTCCCGCTTACATGCTGGCCGGCAATATTGTCGAAGTGCATAACAGCATTGAAAAGCTGGTGGCGAAGGTACTGGAACTCGCTTAA
- a CDS encoding TetR/AcrR family transcriptional regulator, which produces MKTRDRIIQASIQLFNEHGERSTTTNHIAAHLGMSPGNLYYHFRNKEDIILSIFQQYEQHLESAFQPYHDEPLNLELLIKYFDAVFYALWQFRFIYANLADILSRDEQLKARYLKVQTQLQNHVCALLTQLCNDGFLKIESAHIPALADTVKMIVSFWISYQLTQTTMKSITKSAIYDGVLRLLMLFRAYATQNSFETIDRIEQHYLSLAQSN; this is translated from the coding sequence ATGAAAACCCGCGACCGTATCATTCAAGCGAGTATCCAGCTCTTTAACGAACACGGTGAACGCAGTACCACCACCAATCATATTGCCGCCCACTTGGGTATGAGCCCCGGCAACCTTTATTACCATTTTCGTAATAAAGAGGACATCATCCTCAGCATTTTCCAGCAATATGAGCAGCACTTAGAATCGGCGTTTCAGCCCTATCACGATGAACCGCTGAACTTAGAGTTGCTAATCAAATACTTTGATGCGGTATTTTACGCGCTGTGGCAATTCCGCTTTATTTACGCCAACTTAGCCGACATTTTAAGCCGGGATGAACAACTAAAAGCACGCTATCTCAAGGTACAGACCCAGCTACAAAACCATGTTTGCGCGCTATTGACTCAGCTGTGTAACGATGGCTTTTTGAAAATTGAATCGGCCCATATTCCTGCACTGGCGGATACGGTAAAGATGATTGTCAGTTTTTGGATCAGCTATCAACTCACCCAAACCACCATGAAAAGCATCACCAAAAGTGCCATTTATGATGGGGTACTTCGACTTTTGATGCTGTTTCGCGCCTATGCGACTCAAAACTCATTCGAGACGATTGACCGTATCGAACAACACTATCTTAGCCTTGCTCAAAGCAACTAA